From the Leptospira inadai serovar Lyme str. 10 genome, the window CTTTATGATTTTTTAGGATTAAACAAAGACTTTCATCCTAAATTTCTAAAAACGTACATGAACGGCTTTGCCGACGCATCCGAAGCCGTTAGAAATTACATAAAAGAAGTCTCTACCGGAATTTTTCCCGGCCCGGAACATTCTCATTGAGCCTTTTCCCGCGGATTTCTTGACGTTCCGAGTATAACATAGAGCCTGGAATGAGAATGGCTCCCGATCCGGGGGCATGCCCGTAATCGGGCGGAGGCTACGTGGACATAGTCGAACTCGAGAAAGGATATCCGGAAACCGAGGCCAAGATCAAGGCTTTAGCCGGGGAATGCGGTAATCAAACGGAGATTATCCGCGGTGCTGTCGTATCGGACACCATCCATTTCATTGGAGATACTCGTAAAATCTCCGAAAAAGAGGGCTATGTGAAGGAACTCCCGGGAGTCACTCGTATTTGGAACGTATCGCTCCCTTATAAGAACATCGCGCGAACGGCAGCTGGTAAGAACGGAGAAGTCGTGCATCGTGAAAACCGAATTGTCGAAGTTAAGGGTCAGGATGGACTCGTTCGCAAATTCGGAACCGGAAAACATATCTTCCTCGTAGGTCCGGATTCTCCTCAGACATACGATCAAACGGTTACTATCGCAAAGCAGGCGGTGGAAATCGGAAAGAAATTCGGAATCTTGGATCGAATTATTTTCCGAGGTGGTGCGTTTAAACCCAGAACCAGACCCACGGATTGGAGAGGAATGGGCTGGGACGGTATCAAACTTTTGGATCGGGTAAAAGAAGAGACGGGACTTCCCTATGTGACCGAGGTAATGGATCATACGATGGCGGAAGAAGTCTCCAAGCACGCGGATATGATCCAGATAGGAACTCGGAACGCTCAGGATTTCGAACTCCTGGAAGCGGTGGGCCGCACCGGGAAGCCCGTCATTTTAAAGAGAGGGTTCGGGAACGAAGCCATCGAATGGTTTTCCGCCGCCGAATATATCGCTAATCAAGGAAATTTGAATATTATTCTTTGTGAAAGAGGGGTCAAAACCCTTTTTATTAAGGAAGGCTACTGTAGAAACACTCCGGATTTAAACGTAATTACCCACGCGAAAAATCAGACGATTTTACCCGTAATTTTCGACCCAAGTCATGTGGCGGGAGACGATAAAATTGTGGTTTCGAATCTTTTGGCCTCCTTACCGTTTAATCCGGACGGTTCGATAACGGAAACTCTTCATGTGGAGGAGTTCCGTAAGGAGCAGATGTGCGACGCAGCCCAAGCCCTTTTGATGAGCTTGTACGAAAAAACCGTCGAAGCGATTCTCACTTACGAGGAAAAAATCAGGCCGATAACCGACCAAGTTGATTCCTATTTTTTGGAACGAAAGGGTAAAAAATAAAACTGCCCTCGTTTCCCCGTTTTAATCGAATCGAATTGGTCCGAATATGGCTTTGGCCGACAATCCGTGCCACTGGGCGATATCCGTACTAAATTTCAAAGGAGAGGTCTAGGAATATTATGATTTATTGAATTAGATGGTCGGTCGATTGCCGAGGTCCTCGAATTTTGCTATCTAGGAATCTGCGGTTCTCTTATCGATTTTACTCATTCAGGAAATTTCGGAGCTAATTCGTCTTTCGTTTTTTCCCAGAGTTCCGGTAATTCCGCGCATAATTTCAAGCTTCCGGTCAAATCCCCGTCTTTCAATTTTGCTTCCGCATCGGTGACGGAAGTTTGCAATCCGATCAGGCCGAAATTGGCGGCGACGCCTTTTGTTTGATGTAATTCAGCCTTTAGCTCGTTAGGTTTCTCTTCCGCTATGAATGATTTTATATTTTCCAAGCGAGTGTTCATATTCTTACGCAGGGAGCGAACCATCTCTTCCAGCCAAAGCTTGTCCTCTTCGTCGTTTCCCTGTTTTAAAGATTCCAAACGAGACCAATCTATTAACATACTAAATCCCTCGAAAAGAAAAAGTCTTTGTCGACGATTCGAATTCGTAGCCAATATCGAACGCGGTTCGGAGCAACGAAACCAATCCTTCTCCCCCATTTATTTATAGCTTGAATAAAAAATCCAGGTCGTTTTTCGTATTCTCGAAGATTTAAGAGGCGAAACAGAATGAAAATTCACCCTACAGCCATCGTCGATTCGAAGGCTGAATTGCACGAATCCGTCGAAGTGGGAGCGTATACGATCATCGAAAAGGACGTGGTCGTCGGCGAAGGAACAATTATCGAAACTGGAGCCCGCATTTTCTCCGGAACGAAATTCGGCAAATTTAATCATGTTTATCACGGAGCAGTCATCGGAGTCGTTCCCCAGGATTTAGGGTTCGATCCAAATACCCCGACTAAAACCCTCATCGGTGACAATAACACATTTAAGGAATATTCCAATATCCATCGCGGAACCAAGACCGACTCTCCGACTATAATCGGAAACCGGAACTACATAATGGGGAATGCGCATGTAGGCCACGACTGTATCGTGGGCGACGATAATATTCTAACTCATGGACTGGTGTTGGCCGGTCACGTTACGGTCGGAAATAAAGCGTTTATTTCCGGCTTGGTTGCAGTTCATCAGTTTTGCTTTGTCGGGGACTATGCGATGGTTGCAGGTTGCGCGAAGGTGGTTCAGGATGTTCCGCCGTTTACGACGGCCGACGGTAATCCTTGTACTATTATCGGACTAAATACGGTCGGTTTAAAGCGGGGAGGTTTTTCTCCCGAAATTAGGGCCGCGATTAAACAGGCATATAAAGTCATCTATCATTCCGGAATGAATTATCGTCAGGCGATAGAGGCATTAGAGAAACAAGGAAATCATTCTCCGGAAGTTCAAAGCATTATCGCATTTTTTAAAAACAGCGATCGCGGAGTCATGGATCACCGGTGAGGATCCTCGTTACCGGGGGAGCCGGTTATATAGGAAGTCATGTCGTCGCGCTTCTATTAGAGAAAAATTATGAAGTTCTGATCGTGGATAACATGGAAAAGGGGAATGAGAAGAATCTTTTTCCTAAAGCGGAGTTTTTGCACGGGGACATCCACGACCGCGGAATTTTAGAGAAGGCCTTCTCTAAAAAAATAGAGGCGGTTTTTCATTTTGCCGCATGGAAGGCCGCCGGCGAATCGATGACCGATCCTAATAAATACGCTTTGAATAATATTGCGGGTTCTATTCAGCTTCTGACTTTCATGGAGGAGGTTGGAACGAAAAATTTCGTATTTTCCTCCTCGGCTGCCGTTTACGGCGCCCCGCAGTACCTTCCCTTAGACGAATCTCATCCTTTGCAGCCGGAAAATTATTACGGTTACACGAAGTTGGCCATCGAAGAAAACTTGAGATGGTATGATCGACTGAAAGGGTTTAAATACGCCGCTCTTCGATATTTCAACGCCGCCGGTTACGATCCGCAGGGTAGAATCTTAGGACTTGAAAAAACTCCGGCGAATTTATTACCGATCGTAATGGAGGCGGCCGTCGGGATGAGATCCCAAATGGAGGTATTCGGAACCGATTATGATACTCCTGACGGAAGTTGTGTTCGGGATTATATCCATGTAAGTGATTTGGCTTCGGCTCACGTTTTGAGTTTGGAATATCTTTTGAGCGAAGGCAAATCCTTGACGGTCAATTTAGGAACCGGGATAGGGCATTCAGTATTAGAGATTCTTAAATTAGCTGAAGAAGTGATCGGCAAACCGATCCCGTACAAGATATCCGGTCGTCGCGCGGGCGATCCCGCTAAATTATGGGCAAAGGCGGAACTTGCCGAAAAGCTTCTGGGCTGGAAGTGCGTTTACAGCGATCCTAAGGTGATACTCGAAACTAGCTGGAAAGTTTATAAGGACTTGTTATAGTTCCGGAATAAAACCGCGGCGCATCGTGTTTTCGGTTATGCAAACCGGCTCTAAAAATTGCTTTAAATAATCCGGGCCGCCGGCCTTGGCTCCGACGCCGGAGAGTTTAAATCCGCCGAACGGTTGTCTATCCACGATCGCTCCCGTAATCGATCGATTAATGTACAGGTTTCCGACTTCGAAAGAGTTTTTAGCCAATATTATATTATTAGGATTTCGTGAATAAATTCCGCCGGTCAAGGCGTAATCGACTCCGTTCGCATATGCGATAGCTTCCTTAAAATTGCGAACTTTAAACAAAGTCACGATGGGTGCAAAGAATTCGGATTGTCCTAACTCGGAATTAAAATCGTCGCTTTCCAAGAGCAACGGATCTACGAAATGCCCCTGAGATTTTAAACCGGGAGAGATTTCCAATTTTTGGTATATGTTTGAATCGAATTTTTTCGATAATCTTTCGATCCTTTCTTTAGATTCGGCATCGATGACGGGTCCGATCTTTGTGGAGGGATCTTCCGGCGGACCGGCCTTCAAGGACAGTAACGCTTCGGAAAATCGTTTGCGAAAAATATCATAGCAAGAGTCCAAGACGATCAATCTGGAAAGAGCGCTGCATTTCTGTCCCTGGAAACCGAATGCGGATTGAAGGGCT encodes:
- a CDS encoding N-acetylneuraminate synthase family protein; translation: MDIVELEKGYPETEAKIKALAGECGNQTEIIRGAVVSDTIHFIGDTRKISEKEGYVKELPGVTRIWNVSLPYKNIARTAAGKNGEVVHRENRIVEVKGQDGLVRKFGTGKHIFLVGPDSPQTYDQTVTIAKQAVEIGKKFGILDRIIFRGGAFKPRTRPTDWRGMGWDGIKLLDRVKEETGLPYVTEVMDHTMAEEVSKHADMIQIGTRNAQDFELLEAVGRTGKPVILKRGFGNEAIEWFSAAEYIANQGNLNIILCERGVKTLFIKEGYCRNTPDLNVITHAKNQTILPVIFDPSHVAGDDKIVVSNLLASLPFNPDGSITETLHVEEFRKEQMCDAAQALLMSLYEKTVEAILTYEEKIRPITDQVDSYFLERKGKK
- a CDS encoding Hpt domain-containing protein, producing MLIDWSRLESLKQGNDEEDKLWLEEMVRSLRKNMNTRLENIKSFIAEEKPNELKAELHQTKGVAANFGLIGLQTSVTDAEAKLKDGDLTGSLKLCAELPELWEKTKDELAPKFPE
- the lpxA gene encoding acyl-ACP--UDP-N-acetylglucosamine O-acyltransferase, which produces MKIHPTAIVDSKAELHESVEVGAYTIIEKDVVVGEGTIIETGARIFSGTKFGKFNHVYHGAVIGVVPQDLGFDPNTPTKTLIGDNNTFKEYSNIHRGTKTDSPTIIGNRNYIMGNAHVGHDCIVGDDNILTHGLVLAGHVTVGNKAFISGLVAVHQFCFVGDYAMVAGCAKVVQDVPPFTTADGNPCTIIGLNTVGLKRGGFSPEIRAAIKQAYKVIYHSGMNYRQAIEALEKQGNHSPEVQSIIAFFKNSDRGVMDHR
- the galE gene encoding UDP-glucose 4-epimerase GalE is translated as MRILVTGGAGYIGSHVVALLLEKNYEVLIVDNMEKGNEKNLFPKAEFLHGDIHDRGILEKAFSKKIEAVFHFAAWKAAGESMTDPNKYALNNIAGSIQLLTFMEEVGTKNFVFSSSAAVYGAPQYLPLDESHPLQPENYYGYTKLAIEENLRWYDRLKGFKYAALRYFNAAGYDPQGRILGLEKTPANLLPIVMEAAVGMRSQMEVFGTDYDTPDGSCVRDYIHVSDLASAHVLSLEYLLSEGKSLTVNLGTGIGHSVLEILKLAEEVIGKPIPYKISGRRAGDPAKLWAKAELAEKLLGWKCVYSDPKVILETSWKVYKDLL